Within the Streptomyces sp. NBC_00554 genome, the region GGATGTGGCGGCTGAACTGGGCGAGCACGTAGTACTTCGTCTGGACGGCGCCCGGCTGGAGGGTGCTCGCGTCGTACGCGATCGTCGCCCAGCCCGACGACGGGTCCATGACCTGCCAGTAGACCCAAGCCGTCGGGTGCAGCCAGCGGAAGTCGAGGAGCAGGTTGCTCGCCATGGTGAGGCCGGTGCCGTCGCCGTCGCCGTACTCGGAGTTCCACAGGCCCTTGCCGGCGGTCGTCACCGCGTCCGTGTAGAGGAGGTCACGTCGGCCGCCCGAACCCTGGTAGCCGTGTACGTTGACGCGGCTGACCAGGGCCTTCGTGGTCGAGCTGAATGAGTTCCAGGTGGTGCGGGCCAGGTCGTAGCTCGTCTCGTCCGATGCCGAGATCTTTGTCGCCGTCAGGCCTCGTTTGTCCAACTCGGTCCGCAGGTACGGGAGTACGGCCGACTGGACGGCGGCGTCCATGTGGCAGCCCTCCTGGGTGCCGGTGGCCGTCCACCAGCTGGAGGAGGGTTCGTTGAAGGGGTCGACGGTCGCGAAGCTCACGCCCCAGTTCGACTTCGCGTACAGGGCCACCGCCGCCAGGTGGGAGGCGTGCTGGCGGTAGTTCCAGGTCTGGAGGTTGTTGCCGCCGCCGGACGCGCCCGACGGGTTGTGGTTCGAACACATCCACCACATCGGGGAGTTGGCGAACAGCTCGCTCACGGCGCCCCGCTGGGTGGCCTTCACCAGTGCGGCTCGCTGCGCCGCGTCCGCGGTCCAGTCCCAGGCCGTGGACGTCGGGTCCTCGTTGTTCCAGTCCTGCCAGAAGCCCTCGATCTGCTTGAAGCCGGGGATGTTGGCGGAGGCGACCATGGACTCGCCGTTCACGCTGTTCCAGCTGCACGCGCCGAGGTTGTAGCGGGCGATGTTCAGGCCGAGGCCCGGCAGCGTCCTGCCGCTGTACGCCACCGACTTGGTGGTGAAGAAGATGTCGGCGAAGTCGTCCCGGGCGCCGAAGACGTTCGCCCACCAGGCCAGTGAGGTGCCCCAGCCCTCCCATTTCCCGTACGTCGTGGCCGGGTTGACGGCGATGGTCGCGTCCGCGTGCGCGGTGCCTGTCGCCAGGGCGCTGCCGGCGAGCGCGCCGCCCGTGGCGGCCAGCAGTGTTCTGCGTCGGATCATGGCTCTCCGTCCATCCCGCCCAACTGCCAGTCGTCCCACTGGCGTTGGGCTGCCGCGGCCTGTGACGGCCTGTCTGGCTGATGCCATCAGGAAGCATCAGGGGTGGCGCGTGAGGTTGTCGAGGGTTGTGACAGCCCTTTCTAAAACCGGTTTATGAAGCCGTCGGGCGTAGGGGAGTACCCCGGGAGCGCGTACGGACGGTTGCGGGACTGGTGACTTGAAGGCGCACCCCTTATCGTGCGTGCGCCCCGGCGAAGGAGGCGCACGAATGCGGGTCACGCGGGTTCCCGTGGTGCGGCACAGCACTCGGCGACGGCAGGCCATCCGACGGCGCACCCTGTGGACCGGCGGCGAACTCCTCGTCACCCTCGGGGTCGTCCTGCTGCTCCTCGTCGCCCACCAGTTGTGGTGGACCAACCGGCAGGCCCAGCACAACGCCGCGCGCGAGGTACAGGCCCTGGAGCGGGAGTGGGGGGCCGCGACCCCCTCGGCGCCGGCGACGGAGGCCGCGCCGAGTGCCGCGCCTACGGAGGACGCCGGGCAGGATTCCGGAGGGCAGGAACGGAAGTCCGCGGTCAACAGCACCGGAACCCAGCCCAGTTGGTCCCAGGCCTACGCCATCCTCACCATCCCCCGCCTCGGGCTCCGCGTCCCCGTTGCCGAAGGCGTCAGCAAGCAGGGCGTCCTCAACAAGGGGTACGTCGGCCACTACAAGGACACCCAACAGCTCGGCCAGGCAGGGAACTTCGCCCTGGCCGGGCATCGCAACACCCACGGCGAACCGTTCCGGTACGTCAACCGGCTCAAGCGCGGGGACGAGATCAGCGTCGAGACCGAGGCCGCGCTCTACACGTACACCGTCGACAAGACCCTTCCGCAGACCTCGGCCGGAGACGGCGGGGTCATCGGCGCGGTGCCGCGCAGCACCGCCAAGCCTGCCTACGGGTACAGCGAGCCCGGGTACTACATCACCCTCACCACCTGCACCCCCGAGTACACCTCCAAGTACCGGCTGGTGGTGTGGGGGAAGCTCACATCGACGCGGCCGAAATGAAGGCCCGCGGCCACGGTGAACCCCCGCAGCCACGATGCCGCCCCACCCGAGCCCCGACCCGTCACCCCCGCTCCCGCAACACCCCCACACTCACCGCCGCCACCAGCGCCAGCCCCGCCGAGACCCCGATCGCGACGTCCGCCCCGTGTGCGAGACCCCCCGTCGACGTCACCAGCGCGATCGTCAGGGCCACTCCGGCGCAGGAGCCGATGTACCGGAACGTCTGCTGTGCGCCGGAGCCCATCGCGGCCCGGTTGGCGGGGACGGATTCGACGGAGAGTAGGGGCAGGGCGGCGTTGAGGAGGCCGCTGCCGATGCCGGAGATGACGAAGCCGGGGAGCAGGCGGGTCCAGGAGCCGGCGTCGAACGCGCCGAGCATCGTCAGGGCTCCGGTCGCGTGCAGCGCGAAGCCGAGCGTGAGTTGGTGGCGCGGTGAGACCCGGCCTGCGAGGCGCCGCGCCTGGAGGGCGACCACGAAGGACAGGCCGGACCAGAGCAGGAACAGCCAGGCCGTGTCCATCGCGGACAGGCCGAGGGTCTGCTGGAGCAGCGCCGGCAGGAAGCTGAACAGGCCGATCACCGCGAGGCCCGTGAACAGACCGCCCGCGGACGAGGCGAGGAAGCGGCGGTGGCGGAGCAGGCCGAGGTCGATCATCGGCGTACGGGTACGGCGCTCGACGAGGACGAACCCGGCGGTCAGGACGAGGAACGCCGCCAGCAGGAGGCCCACCGGCGCCCGCAGCCAGCCGTCCCGGCCGAGTGTGAGCGCGGCCACCAACGCCACCAGTGCGAGACCGAAGGTGAACGCCCCGGCGAGGTCCGGCCGGCCGCCGCGCGGCGCCCGGGACTCCGTGAGCGCACGGCTGCCCAGCGCGGCGACGGCCAGCGCGGCCGCGCCCAGGACCACGTACGCCACCCGCCAGTCGGCCAGCGCCATCGCACCCGCGAGCAGCGGGCCCGCCGCGATCCCGCCGCTGACGAACGCGCCCCACACGCCGGTCGCGCGCAGCCGGCCGCGCGGGGTCGGGAACGCGTGCACCAGCAGGCCCAGGCTGCTCGCGAGGATCGCCGCGCTCGCCGCGCCCTGCGTGACGCGGGCCAGGGTGAAGAGGAGGGTCGAGTTCGCGAGTGCGCCCAGTGCGGTGGTGATGCCGAGCGCGACCGTGCCGGCCAGGAACATCCGGCGGCGCCCGTAGTCGTCCGCGAGGCTGCCGGCGACCAGGAGCAGCGCGGCCAGGCCCAGCGGGGTGCCGTTGATCAGCCAGGCCTGGGCGGAGACCGGGGTGTGCAGGGTGGCCGCGGTGGCGGGGAGGGTGACCATCGGCGCCGTGTAGTTCATCAGGGTCACGGCGGTGGCGGCGCTGGTGAGGGCGAGGGTGCGGCCCGCGGACGGCGGCGTGCTCTCCCGGGTGGGCGCTGCCTCCACGGTGGCGACGGTGCCGCGGTCGAGCTCTGACATGGCCTGCCCTGCCTTTCGGGCGAGTGAAGGGGACGGAAGGTGAGCCGGGATTCAGTAGGTCTGTTCACTGAACCGAGGCATGTGTGCCGACCATAGCATCTAGGTTCGGTCATTGAACCAACCCGGCGAAAATTGGTTACAGTGAGGCCATGGCTCTGGGCAAGGACTATCCGACGCAGCAGTGCTCGATCGCCCGCGCGCTCGAGGTCGTCGGCGAGCGGTGGACACTCCTCGTCATGCGCGACGCGCTCTACGGCGTACGGCGCTACAACGACTTCCTCGTCCACCTCGGCATCCCGCGCGCCGTCCTCGCGGCCCGCCTCCAGGCGCTCACCGCCGAGGGCATCCTCGAAAAACGCCGCTACCAGGAATCGCCGCCGCGCGACGAGTACGTCGTGACCGACCGCGGCGCCGCCCTGTGGCCCACCCTGCGGTCCCTGGGCCTTTGGGGCCGCGAGCAATACGCGGAGACCCAGCTGCGCTACTTCCGACACGCGGCCTGCGGTACGGAACTCGGGCCGTACGGCGAATGCCCCGCCTGCGGAACCCTCGTACCGGTCCCGGACGTAGTAATGACACCGGGACCCGGACTCGATCAGCGGCCGGCGGATCCCGTCAGCCGGGCACTGCTCAAGCCCAAGCGCCTCCTTGAGCCGATCGAGACGGATCCCGTATAACAGGCAGGAACAGGCAGGAACAACGCACAGGGAACCGAGAGGGGGAGCAGCCGATGATCCGAGCGCGAGCCCGAGCCCGGGGCATCATGCGTCCCGCCTCCCTGCTGCTCCTGCTGCTCGTCGAGGTCGCTCTGCTCGACTCCGGCAGCCTCGTCGCCGCCGTCGCCGTCGCGTTCACCGCGACCGCCGCGGCCGGTTCCGCGCTCGCCGTCTGTGCGCTCATTGGCTCGCGCTGCGCGCCCGCCGTGCCGCGTACGCGCGTACGGACGGCCATCCGCGACCGCGAGCACCGTACGGCGTTCCTGCCCCAGCGTGATCCCGACGCGGCGGGGCGTTCACGTCCCCGGGCGCCGGGGCGTGCCCTCCTGACGGCCGCCGCGTAGGGCACCTCTTTCCCTGAGCAGACCCCGCGTGGGTCGTCATGCCGCCATCTCGTACTTCCGGCACGACGAGACCCTCGGAGGGCTCACCCATGTCCACGTTCCTGTCCGCTTTCGCACGCCTCGTCGAGCAGCTCGCCGACCTGCTCCAGCCGTTGTTCCACGCCTCCGCGGCGGCCGCCGCGATCGTCCTGTTCACCGCGTTCGTACGACTTCTCGTGCATCCCCTGTCCCGGTCGGCGGCGCGCGGACAGCGGGCGCGCACCAAGCTCCAGCCGCGGATCGCGGAGCTGCGCAAGAAGCACGCGAAGAATCCCGAGAAGCTGCGGACGGCGGTGCTGGAGCTGCACACGGCGGAGAAGGTGTCGCCCCTGTCCGGGATTCTGCCCAGCCTGCTTCAGCTGCCGGCCTTCTTCCTGCTCTACCACCTGTTCTCCAGCTCGACGATCGGCGGCGAGGCCAACGGCCTGCTGGCCCACAAGCTCTTCGCCGCGCCCCTCGGCGACCGCTGGGCGGACGCGCTGGGCGACGGCGGGGTCCTCGGGGCGTCGGGGCTCGTCTACCTCGCCCTCTTCGCGATCGTCGGCTCGGTCGCGACCTTCAACTACCGGCGTACGAAGCGGATGGTGGCCGCGAACGCCCCGGTGGCCGACAGCGACCAGCCGGTGCCCGGGCTCGGCGCGATCACCAAGGTCATGCCGTTCATGTCCTTCATCACCCTCGTCAGCGTGGCGGTGATGCCGCTGGCGGCCGCGCTGTACATGGTGACCAGCACGACGTGGAGTGCGGTGGAACGGGCGTTCCTGTACCCCCTGAACACGTGAGGGTGGTCTCTTGAGGACGTGAGGGTGGTCCCAGTCCGTGATCAGGGTCTTGCGGACTGGACGCCGAGCTTGGACGATCGACCAGTCATCCGATGGCTGCACCTGTCGGACGACTGCCGCGATCGAGGGAGATTGTGATCATGAAGCTGCTGCGAGTCGGTACGGCGGGGTCTGAGCGGCCCGCGCTGCTCGATGCCGAGGGGACCCTGCGGGATCTCTCGGGGGTCGTCCCGGACATCGACGGGGCGCTGCTCGCCGACGCCGCCGCGCTCGGCCGGATCCGTTCCGCCGCCGAGTCCGGTGAACTGCCCGCGCTGGACGCCGCCGGGCTGCGCGTCGGGCCGCCGCTCGCCCGTATCGGCAAGGTCGTGTGCATCGGGCTGAACTACCACGACCACGCCCGCGAGACCGGCGCCGAGCCGCCCGCCGAGCCGGTGATCTTCTTCAAGGCGGCGGACACGGTGATCGGCCCGAACGACACGGTGCTCGTGCCGCGCAAGTCCGTGAAGACCGACTGGGAGGTCGAGCTCGCGGTCGTCATCGGCCGCACCGCGCGCTACCTGGAGTCCCACGAGGAGGCGCTCGCGCACGTCGCCGGGTACGCGGTGGCGCACGACGTCTCCGAGCGCGAGTTCCAGATCGAGCGCGGCGGGACCTGGGACAAGGGCAAGAACTGCGAGACGTTCAACCCGCTGGGCCCCTGGCTGGTGACCTCGGACGAGGTGCCGGACCCGCAGAACCTGGCGCTGAAGCTCTGGGTCAACGGCGAGCTCAAGCAGAACGGGACGACGGCCGAGCAGATCTTCCCGGTCGCCGAAGTGGTGCGGTACGTAAGCCAGTTCATGACGCTGTACCCGGGTGACGTCATCAACACCGGTACGCCGGCGGGGGTTGCCCTGGGGGCGCCGGAGCCCAAGCCGTTCCTGCGGGCCGGCGATGTGGTGGAGCTGGAGATCGAGGGGCTGGGCCGTCAGAGGCAGGAACTCAAGGACGCCTGAGCTGTACGAAGTCGAGGTGTACGGGGTTGGGGGCGCCCCCAACCCCGTACGCACTCAGCGACTTCTCAACCCTTGAAGCGCTCCAGCGCCGCCACCACCATCGCGTGGTCCTCCACCTGCGGCAGCCCCGACACCACCACCGTGCCGACAACTCCCGCCCCCTCGACCGCGATCGGGAACGCGCCGCCGTGCGCCGCGTACGTGTCGGGGTCGAGGCGCGAGGACTCCTCGAACGTCGTGCCCTTGGCCCGGAAGCGGGAGCCGACGAGGTAGGAGGAGGAGCCGTAGCGCTCGACGACGCGGCGCTTGCGGTCGATCCAGGCGTCGTTGTCCGGGGTGGAGCCGGGCAGGGCGGCGTGGAAGAGCTGCTGGCCGCCGCGGCGGATGTCGATGGCGACGGGAGCGGCCTGCTCGCGGGCCATGTCCACGAGCAGCGAGCCGAGTGCCCAGGCGTCGTCGTGCGTGAAGTGCGGGAGCGTCAACCGGCGCTCCTGCTCCTCCAGTTCAGGAATGCTGGGGGCGCTCACAGGGACACCACCACTCCCTCGGCGGCGGAGCGGCGGGCCGCCTCCAGGACGTCGAGGGCGGCCGCGGCCTCGTGCGCGGTGACCGGGTTCGGGCCGCCGTCGCGGAGGGCGGCGGCGACGGCCGCGTAGTACTCGGGGTACGCGCCCGGGAGCGTGGGCTCCGGTCGGCCGCCGCCCGTGAGCGGGGACTCGCCGGCGCCGACGCGGCCCCACAGGGACTCGGGCTCCACACCCCACTCCTCGTCGGTGTCCGTGGGGCGCTTGCCCTCGCGCAGGGCCGCCTCCTGCGGGTCGAGGCCGTACTTCACGTAACCGGCCTGCGAGCCGAGGACGCGGAAACGCGGGCCGAGTTGGGCGGTGGTCGCGGAGACGTAGAGGTGGGAGCGGACGCCGTTCTCGTGGGTGATCGCGATGAACGTGTCGTCGTCCGTCTCGGCGCCCGGGCGGCGGATGTCCGACTCGGCGTACACCGAGGTCGCGGGGCCGAAGAGGACCAGCGCCTGGTCGACGACGTGGCTGCCGAGGTCGTAGAGGAGACCTCCGATCTCTGCCGGGTCGCCGGACTCGCGCCAGCCGCCCTTGGGCTGCGGACGCCAGCGCTCGAAGCGGGACTCGAAGCGCCAGGCGTCGCCCAACTCGCCCTCGGCGAGCAGCTTGCGGAGTGTCAGGAAGTCGTTGTCCCAGCGGCGGTTCTGGAAGACGGAGAGGAGCAGGCCGCGTTCGTCGGCCAGGGCGGCCAGCTCGCGGGCCTCCGCCGCCGTACCGGCGAGGGGCTTGTCGACGACGACCGGCAGGCCCGCCTTGAGGGCGGCGGTCGCGATCGGGACGTGGGTCTTGTTCGGGGACGCGATGACGATCAGGTCCAGCTCGTCGGCGCGGGCCCACAGGTCGTCGGGGGTCGCGGCGAAGCGGAGCCCGTCGCCGAACTCGGCGCGGGCCTGCTCCTGCCGCTCCGGGTTCGAGGTGACGACCGTGTCGAGGGCCAGGCCCTCGGTCGCCGCGATCAGGGGGGCGTGGAAGACGGAGCCCGCGAGGCCGTAGCCGACGAGGGCTACGCGGAGGGGGCCACCCGGGGTGCGGGGGGCGGCGGGCGTGCCGGGATCAGAACCTGTGCCAGTCATACGTCCACTTTCGCAACGCTGTTGCCAAAGTGCAAGCGCGGAGGACAATGGCGTACGTGAACAGGAACGATGCGGGGTCGGGAGCGGGTCTGCCAGGTGTACGAGGTCGGGGTCGCGGTGTGGAGGCCGGCGGCGCGGGAGTGAACCTGCTCGCCCTGCGCAGCCACAACGCCGCGCTCGTGCTCGACCTGCTGCGCACGGCCGGGCCCGTCGGCATCAGCCGTCTCGAACTCGCCGAGCGGACCGGGCTGACCCCCCAGGCAGTCAGCAAGATCACGGCCCGGCTGCGGGCCGACGGGTTCGCGGCGGAGGCGGGCCGCCGAGCCTCCACGGGCGGCAAGCCCCGCACGGTGCTGCGGCTCGTACCGGACGCCGGCCACGCCGTCGGGCTCCACCTCGACCGGGACGAGCTGACGGCCGTGCTCTGCGATCTCACCGGAGCGGTGGTCGGGGAGCGGAAGGCCCCGCTCGATCTGGGAGGCGGGGCGGACGCGGTGGTCGAGGACGCCGCGGGAGAGGTAGAGGCGCTGCTCACGGGGGTGGCCTCCGTGCTGGGCGTGGGGGTCGCTCTGCCCGGACCCCTCGATCACACGCGAGGGGTGCTGCACCGGGTCACCGGATTTCCGGAGTGGGACGGGTTTCCGCTGCGGGATGCCCTGGCGAGGCGGCTCGGGGTCCCGGTGGTCGTCGACAAGGACACCAACGCGGCCGCGCTGGGGCTCGCGGTCGGAGGCGGACTCGGGGCCACCGGCAACGGCTCCGGATCCTTCGCGTATCTGCATCTCGGTACGGGGCTGGGGGCCGGGCTCGTGATCGGCGGGACCGTGCATCGGGGAGCCCGCACGGGGGCGGGGGAGTTCGGACACCAGGTCATTCAGCTGGACGGCCCGTTGTGCGGGTGCGGCGACCGGGGATGCGTTGAGGTCCTGTGTCTGGCCGCGGTGG harbors:
- a CDS encoding beta-1,6-galactanase codes for the protein MIRRRTLLAATGGALAGSALATGTAHADATIAVNPATTYGKWEGWGTSLAWWANVFGARDDFADIFFTTKSVAYSGRTLPGLGLNIARYNLGACSWNSVNGESMVASANIPGFKQIEGFWQDWNNEDPTSTAWDWTADAAQRAALVKATQRGAVSELFANSPMWWMCSNHNPSGASGGGNNLQTWNYRQHASHLAAVALYAKSNWGVSFATVDPFNEPSSSWWTATGTQEGCHMDAAVQSAVLPYLRTELDKRGLTATKISASDETSYDLARTTWNSFSSTTKALVSRVNVHGYQGSGGRRDLLYTDAVTTAGKGLWNSEYGDGDGTGLTMASNLLLDFRWLHPTAWVYWQVMDPSSGWATIAYDASTLQPGAVQTKYYVLAQFSRHIRPGMTIVNTGVDYATAAFDATAKRLVIVAANKSTSAQTLTFDLSRFTTVAGGTGGLVPRWNTVTSGSGDLYTARSDTYLSGKSVSVPFAAGAVQTLQIDGVVV
- a CDS encoding class E sortase encodes the protein MRVTRVPVVRHSTRRRQAIRRRTLWTGGELLVTLGVVLLLLVAHQLWWTNRQAQHNAAREVQALEREWGAATPSAPATEAAPSAAPTEDAGQDSGGQERKSAVNSTGTQPSWSQAYAILTIPRLGLRVPVAEGVSKQGVLNKGYVGHYKDTQQLGQAGNFALAGHRNTHGEPFRYVNRLKRGDEISVETEAALYTYTVDKTLPQTSAGDGGVIGAVPRSTAKPAYGYSEPGYYITLTTCTPEYTSKYRLVVWGKLTSTRPK
- a CDS encoding MFS transporter, with amino-acid sequence MSELDRGTVATVEAAPTRESTPPSAGRTLALTSAATAVTLMNYTAPMVTLPATAATLHTPVSAQAWLINGTPLGLAALLLVAGSLADDYGRRRMFLAGTVALGITTALGALANSTLLFTLARVTQGAASAAILASSLGLLVHAFPTPRGRLRATGVWGAFVSGGIAAGPLLAGAMALADWRVAYVVLGAAALAVAALGSRALTESRAPRGGRPDLAGAFTFGLALVALVAALTLGRDGWLRAPVGLLLAAFLVLTAGFVLVERRTRTPMIDLGLLRHRRFLASSAGGLFTGLAVIGLFSFLPALLQQTLGLSAMDTAWLFLLWSGLSFVVALQARRLAGRVSPRHQLTLGFALHATGALTMLGAFDAGSWTRLLPGFVISGIGSGLLNAALPLLSVESVPANRAAMGSGAQQTFRYIGSCAGVALTIALVTSTGGLAHGADVAIGVSAGLALVAAVSVGVLRERG
- a CDS encoding winged helix-turn-helix transcriptional regulator — encoded protein: MALGKDYPTQQCSIARALEVVGERWTLLVMRDALYGVRRYNDFLVHLGIPRAVLAARLQALTAEGILEKRRYQESPPRDEYVVTDRGAALWPTLRSLGLWGREQYAETQLRYFRHAACGTELGPYGECPACGTLVPVPDVVMTPGPGLDQRPADPVSRALLKPKRLLEPIETDPV
- a CDS encoding DUF6412 domain-containing protein, with the translated sequence MIRARARARGIMRPASLLLLLLVEVALLDSGSLVAAVAVAFTATAAAGSALAVCALIGSRCAPAVPRTRVRTAIRDREHRTAFLPQRDPDAAGRSRPRAPGRALLTAAA
- a CDS encoding YidC/Oxa1 family membrane protein insertase yields the protein MSAFARLVEQLADLLQPLFHASAAAAAIVLFTAFVRLLVHPLSRSAARGQRARTKLQPRIAELRKKHAKNPEKLRTAVLELHTAEKVSPLSGILPSLLQLPAFFLLYHLFSSSTIGGEANGLLAHKLFAAPLGDRWADALGDGGVLGASGLVYLALFAIVGSVATFNYRRTKRMVAANAPVADSDQPVPGLGAITKVMPFMSFITLVSVAVMPLAAALYMVTSTTWSAVERAFLYPLNT
- a CDS encoding fumarylacetoacetate hydrolase family protein gives rise to the protein MKLLRVGTAGSERPALLDAEGTLRDLSGVVPDIDGALLADAAALGRIRSAAESGELPALDAAGLRVGPPLARIGKVVCIGLNYHDHARETGAEPPAEPVIFFKAADTVIGPNDTVLVPRKSVKTDWEVELAVVIGRTARYLESHEEALAHVAGYAVAHDVSEREFQIERGGTWDKGKNCETFNPLGPWLVTSDEVPDPQNLALKLWVNGELKQNGTTAEQIFPVAEVVRYVSQFMTLYPGDVINTGTPAGVALGAPEPKPFLRAGDVVELEIEGLGRQRQELKDA
- a CDS encoding heme-degrading domain-containing protein — its product is MSAPSIPELEEQERRLTLPHFTHDDAWALGSLLVDMAREQAAPVAIDIRRGGQQLFHAALPGSTPDNDAWIDRKRRVVERYGSSSYLVGSRFRAKGTTFEESSRLDPDTYAAHGGAFPIAVEGAGVVGTVVVSGLPQVEDHAMVVAALERFKG
- a CDS encoding Gfo/Idh/MocA family oxidoreductase, giving the protein MTGTGSDPGTPAAPRTPGGPLRVALVGYGLAGSVFHAPLIAATEGLALDTVVTSNPERQEQARAEFGDGLRFAATPDDLWARADELDLIVIASPNKTHVPIATAALKAGLPVVVDKPLAGTAAEARELAALADERGLLLSVFQNRRWDNDFLTLRKLLAEGELGDAWRFESRFERWRPQPKGGWRESGDPAEIGGLLYDLGSHVVDQALVLFGPATSVYAESDIRRPGAETDDDTFIAITHENGVRSHLYVSATTAQLGPRFRVLGSQAGYVKYGLDPQEAALREGKRPTDTDEEWGVEPESLWGRVGAGESPLTGGGRPEPTLPGAYPEYYAAVAAALRDGGPNPVTAHEAAAALDVLEAARRSAAEGVVVSL
- a CDS encoding ROK family protein, coding for MAYVNRNDAGSGAGLPGVRGRGRGVEAGGAGVNLLALRSHNAALVLDLLRTAGPVGISRLELAERTGLTPQAVSKITARLRADGFAAEAGRRASTGGKPRTVLRLVPDAGHAVGLHLDRDELTAVLCDLTGAVVGERKAPLDLGGGADAVVEDAAGEVEALLTGVASVLGVGVALPGPLDHTRGVLHRVTGFPEWDGFPLRDALARRLGVPVVVDKDTNAAALGLAVGGGLGATGNGSGSFAYLHLGTGLGAGLVIGGTVHRGARTGAGEFGHQVIQLDGPLCGCGDRGCVEVLCLAAVARGAVDEAARVLGVAAANLVGLLDIDVVLLGGRTVAAHQEDFVRGVGAVLDERARREGVAAGVPVRVAPGGERGVAEGAAQLLLGPLFGWGEG